The genomic DNA CCAATGTACAAACTCTTTTTTTCATATCCACCACCCCTACAATTATTTAAGACGTTTAGGTACAATTGTAACTGATAGCGTATTATTTTCAAATAATTTATCAGTTATAAGACAATTTAATCTATTGAATTAATAATAGTTATAGTTATTGAATAAACAATTTAGGTAGAGGATTAATATGACAAGTACAATTTTACAAAATGTACCGATTGGACAAAAAGTTGGTATTGCTTTTTCAGGGGGGTTAGATACTTCTGCTGCTTTACTTTGGATGAAGAAAAAAGGATGCACCCCCTATGCTTATACAGCGAACTTAGGACAACCTGATGAAATAGATTATGAAGCAATCCCTAAAAAAGCTTTGCAATACGGTGCTGAAAAAGCAAGGTTAATTGACTGTCGTCCACAATTAGCTCAAGAAGGTATTGCTGCTATTCAATGTGGTGCTTTCCACATTAGTACTGGAGGTGTGACTTATTTTAATACAACACCTATTGGGAGAGCTGTTACTGGGACGATACTTGTACAAGCTATGCAAGAAGATGATGTGAATATTTGGGGAGATGGTAGCACCTACAAGGGCAATGATATTGAACGATTTTACCGCTATGGTTTAATCACCAACCCTAATCTATCTATCTATAAGCCATGGTTAGATGACCAATTCATTAGTGAATTAGGTGGTCGTGCTGAAATGTCTCAGTTTTTAATTGATAATGGTTTTGATTATAAAATGTCTAAAGAAAAAGCATACTCCACTGATTCCAATATGCTCGGTGCCACACATGAGGCTAAGGATTTAGAATATTTAAATAGTAATGTGTACTTGGTTAAACCAATTATGGGGGTTGCTTTTTGGAATCATGATATTAAGATTCAAACAGAAGAAGTAACTATTCGCTTTGAAGAAGGGATTCCAGTTGCTATTAATAATAAGTCCTACCCTAATTTAGTAGAGCTAATTCTTGAATTAAATACCATTGGGGGTCGTCATGGAATAGGTATGAGCGATCAAATTGAAAATAGAATTATTGAAGCTAAATCTCGTGGTATTTATGAAGCACCTGCCATGGCTTTACTATATGTTAGCTACGAACGTTTGGTCACTGGCATTCATAATGAGGATACTATTGAACAGTATAGAATTAATGGATTACGTTTAGGTCGACTATTATATCAAGGCCGTTGGTTTGATTCACAAGCACTCATGTTACGCGAAACAGCACAACGTTGGGTGGCTAAAGCAATCACCGGAGAAGTAACTCTAGAATTACGCCGTGGTAATGACTATTCGATTTTAAATACAGAATCGCCTAATTTAACCTATCATCCTGAACGTCTCACCATGGAAAAAGAGAATGCATCTTTTACACCAAAAGACAGAATCGGGCAACTAACCATGCGTAATTTGGATATTACAGATTCTAGAGATAAATTAACGCTTTATAGTGAAACTGGTTTGATAAAATTAGGAGAAGATTCAATCATTCCTACTATTAAAAAAAAATAGCATATTAAGTGAATTACAGGCATAAGATATTTACTATCTACATGCCTGTATGATATAAATTTTGTATCAATATTACTGTATTGGGACAGAGGTCTAAAGTTAAGATCAACTACGCTTAGGTATAATGATAGCCTTTTGAATCACCCCCCAATAGGACTCACAGTCACCTAAATAGACTCCCTGTCAAGTGTGATACTTTCTTACTTTTCCGACTCGATTGTGATATTCCAAGGCTGTTTATAGATTTAAAGTATTGACTATTAACTAACAAATATTGGTAAGCAACATTTTTTTATTATTTTAGGGTAGAATGGTGGAACCTCGAATATTAAGGATAGATTATGAAAAAAGAATTTTTGCTCATCAGTTGTCTTACCCCTATTTTGAGTACTTGTGCTTCTACTGAGAAAAATCCAACTATCGCTCAACAGTTAAAAATCAAATGTGAGATGAATGATTACAATGCTTGTAACGACTTGGGCTATTTGAATGAATATGGCATGAGTTTAGCAGTAAATAAGCAAGCTGCTTTTGATTTATACAAACGATCCTGTAACGGTAATAGTCCTCAAGGTTGTAATAATCTCGGACGATATTATGCTTTTGGAACAGACGATATTGTTAAAATAGACCTGAACAAAGCAATTGAACTATTTAATAAAGCCTGTCAATTAGGTGAAAAACCTGCATGTAGCAATTTAAATATTTTATTGTTACAAAATAATAAAAAGAAATAGACTGAATCAAAAAACCACTTATGACTGAGTGGTTTTTTTATTTTATTCAAAATATCTGTCATTAATACTAAAAATATTATTATCAATGTGATACAAACTATTGAAATCATGATTAACGGTATTATTGTCATAGTACACAATGTTATTGTGTGCTGTTAGTCTAATAAATTATAATGAGTCAAGTTATAGACTATCTTTTCCTTTCTTATGAAAAAAAGTATTTTGGTTATATTAGTAGTCATTATTTTGTTAGTATCAGTGATTGGGATCAGTATGTATATTTCACATAGAAACATTTCTAAAAAAAAAATTAATACCCAAAACCAATATAGTCTGGATTTAATTATAAATAACCAAATTAATGAAGCAATTAATTTTGTCGACAATAATATTGCTAGTAGTCTTGTCCAGTCATTGATGGAAAATCAATGTCAGCTAAAATTTTATTCTAGATCAGAGCCACTA from Neisseriaceae bacterium includes the following:
- the argG gene encoding argininosuccinate synthase; its protein translation is MTSTILQNVPIGQKVGIAFSGGLDTSAALLWMKKKGCTPYAYTANLGQPDEIDYEAIPKKALQYGAEKARLIDCRPQLAQEGIAAIQCGAFHISTGGVTYFNTTPIGRAVTGTILVQAMQEDDVNIWGDGSTYKGNDIERFYRYGLITNPNLSIYKPWLDDQFISELGGRAEMSQFLIDNGFDYKMSKEKAYSTDSNMLGATHEAKDLEYLNSNVYLVKPIMGVAFWNHDIKIQTEEVTIRFEEGIPVAINNKSYPNLVELILELNTIGGRHGIGMSDQIENRIIEAKSRGIYEAPAMALLYVSYERLVTGIHNEDTIEQYRINGLRLGRLLYQGRWFDSQALMLRETAQRWVAKAITGEVTLELRRGNDYSILNTESPNLTYHPERLTMEKENASFTPKDRIGQLTMRNLDITDSRDKLTLYSETGLIKLGEDSIIPTIKKK